From the genome of Acinetobacter sp. TR3:
TCGATGTTGTCGTGGTTTTGAGCAAGACGATTTCAGGAAATTGATTTTTTGCATTAAGTAATTGCTGAAGCTGGCGAGTTGCTAAATCTTCCATTGTTTTACAAATAGAGTGGTCATGTGTTTATGGAGTTAATCATATATTTGCTGATAGGTGCAATTGCTGGATTTACTGCAGGTTTGTTTGGTGTTGGTGGTGGCTTAATTATTGTACCAATTTTATATATTGTCTTTACTCAAATGCATTATGACCCGAATGTGATCATGCATATAGCAGTGGGGACATCTTTAGCTACCATTATCGTAACATCAATTAGTTCTGTGACTGCTCACCATGAAAAAGGTGCTGTCTTGTGGAATGTATTTCGTAATTTAGCACCAGGTTTAGTTTTAGGGTCTTTTTTAGGTGCAGGTGTGGCTGATTTACTCTCTGGGCAGCATTTACAGTTAATTATTGGTATATTTGCAGTGTGGATGTCGTACAAAATGTTTAGCGGAGCGCATGCTGTTATTGATCCAAATCGCCACTTACCATCTGCACCATTACAGTTTATTGCTGGTGGTGGAATTGGAGTGGCATCTGCGATTTTTGGGATTGGCGGTGGTAGTTTGACCGTACCATTTTTAAATCGTCATGGTGTGGTGATGCAGAAAGCAGTGGCTACTTCAGCGGCGTGTGGATTGCCGATTGCGATTGCTGGTGCAATCGGATTTATGTGGTTTGGTACAAAAGAGCAAATCAATGTGCCAAATACGATTGGTTATGTTCATATTTATGCTTTTCTTGGTATTAGCGCAATGAGCTTTATTACAGCTAAACTGGGAGCAAAGGTAGCACATCGCTTATCAGCTGCGATGTTAAAAAAGTGTTTTGCAGGCTTATTAGTTGTTGTAGGCTGCTACTTTATTTATAAAGGTTTAATTTAAGTTATCAGCCCATAATGTACTTCAATTGTTGCGATTAAGGTTTCGACCAATAGCAAAACATCATCTTTTTGACGTGCATCGATGAAAAACAGAGGGTAATTAACGCCTTGTGTTGCAAGCCAATCTCGGTATATCGAAAGCGTTCTTTCTGGTTTTCGGTCAATATGAGTAATTGCAATCACAATATTATTGCCAAATGGTTTGAACGCTTCTACATATTGAGCTAGATCGAGTAGTGGATTTTCAGCAGCATGGTCAATCATGACAATCGTACCAATTGCACCTTTGCAGATGACTGCCCAAATAAACTCAAAACGTTCTTGTCCAGGCGTCCCGTATAATCCGACTTTGACGCCGTCATCTAAAGTAATCTCACCATAATCGATACCGACAGTGGTGAGCATTTTTTCATGTGATTCAATATCAGTATTTAAAGCCTCGGTGCTGAGTACATCAATTTCCGAGAGGACATTTATCGCCGTGGATTTACCTGACCCCATTGTTCCACCAAAGACAATTTTATATTGTTGTAAAATCATAGAATTATCCTAGGTTAGAAGCCGAAACGATTACGTAATCGACCAAACAGTTTTTTCATAAAATTTTGTTCAGTCATATTTTGACTATTTTGTGGATGAAAATTGGCTTGATTATCTTTGATAATTTTGCCGTAATTTGCACCTAAACTTGCTGCGACAAATTGCTTGACGCGCTGTTCCGGTAATTTTAATTGGTTGGCTACAACTGAAATTTCAGCCCCTTTAGCAAAACAAGCAGCCATACGTAAAATATCTTGCCGCTCAATTTTATTTATCGGTTGTGGCCAAATCTCTAAATAGAAACTTGATGCAGAGGGGGGGCAAAGTTCATTAAAATCTTTTGATGCCCAAATTAAATTCCATAACCATTGTTTTAAATCTTGTTGTGGAGTCTCAGTGATCCAAAGTTGGTCATTTTGTGTGGCGTAGGTGTAATTCAAGCTTGGATCTGTATGTAATGTTTGTAGCATCGGATTTTGCCAAATCCATTCGTTACGAGCGTCTGCAATTGCAACTAAACCATTGTTATCAAATAACTGAATTTTCCCATTTTTAGGATTAAGGATTTCTTGTAGAACTTCCCTAATCTGTTTGCGATGAATTGTAGTATTGGTTGCTTGAGGTGGGGATGCTTTTTCTATCGCAGCATTTTTAGATAAGCGCTCATTTAGCCATTGATGTAATGAGTGAAGATGATTCAATGGTAGATATAGAATGTCATCTTCGATTGAACTATTTTTATTTGCATCATTGGCAATTTGTAGAACATTAATATGGTTATTTTTGATTAAGCTTTTGATATTCGGTGAATCAAAAAAAACATGATTGATCATCAAAATATCGAGCTGCGGTTCAGAAATATTGCTCCAATTGACTTGGATATGACTAGGAATAGCAGTTTGTATATGTTCTTTTAATTCATTCAATGTTCTGAGACTGAGCCCAAAAATTGCGATATTAACAGCTTGATGAACACTCATAATGCTACTCATAATTACTGATCAATTCAGTAAAATTAATAAAAATGTGTTTGTATCGGTAATAATATTATTTTATGTGATTTATATCAATAAATTTTGGTAAATAAACTAATTTTCAGATATTCGGTTAGCACGATTTCGTAAGCTTAACTCATTGATCTTAAAGATAAGTGATTTAATTTTTTAATCAAATATTTTCTAAAAGTATTGTTTTTATCTTTCGATTGACTTAAAAAGCAATAAAATTGTTAGACAATGATATAGAATTTATGCAGTGAGATCAGTTAAAACAAAAAAGCGCAAATAGCATTGGAATATGCGTATAACAACGATAGCGAGGGGATCATGAATCTCGAAGAGGCTGATAGTCTTTCTGAACAGATTGCAAAATATATTAGTGAACAAATTATTAGTGGTGAGCTGGTTGAGGGAGAGCGTATTCAAGAGCTACGTATTGCGAAAGAATTAGATGTGAGTCGAGGTTCTGTTCGTGAAGCTTTGCTACTACTAGAACGTACTTATTTAATTGAAATTTTCCCACGACGTGGTGCAATTGTTTCTGAAATGTCAGCTCAACAAGTTAAAGCTCTGTTTGATACCAATGTCATGCTACTTGGGCATATTGTGCAACGAATTAGTGAGACTTGGAGAGTTAACGAGGCTGAACAGCTACAGACCTTATTAGATCAACTGGTTGAATTTGTACGTGCCGGGGATATTGAAAAATTCTACGATTCGATTTTTAAATATTTAGCAGATCAGCATGATATGGTGGCGAATCCCTATTTAATGCAATTTTATAAAGAATTGTTGCCTTCGTTACGTCGTAGCTACTTTTTAACCTTAAATACTTCACGTCGTGAATTACAGGAATCTTTTACCCTGTTTAAGTTAGTGATTGATGCTATTTTGATCCGAAAATCACAACAAGCGGCTTTATTTATGGAAGATTTTTGTCGACACTTACGTAACCTTGTGTTGGAATCTCTGACACGTATGAAACAGATTGAATTGGCTTGGGCTAGACGCTCACGCCGCTAGTTAGGGCAGTATGCGTTTAAGCAGTTTAAAACTTTCAGGCTTTAAATCTTTTGCCGATAGTACTACATTACATTTCAAAGCAAACCGTACTGCGGTGGTTGGACCGAACGGTTGCGGTAAATCAAATGTCATCGATGCTATTCGTTGGGTGATGGGTGAATCCAATGCACGTCAGTTGCGCGGCGGTAGTATGCAGGATGTCATTTTTACTGGAACGGCTAAACGGAAGCCTGTCGGGGTTGCCAGTGTCGAACTTCGTTTTGATAATACCTACGGTAAATTAGGTGGGTCTTATAATGCCTATAGCGAACTGGCAGTCCGTCGCCAAGTGACGCGTGAAGGTAAGTCTGAATATTTCTTAAATGGCACGCGTTGTCGCCGTCGTGATATTACCGATATTTTCTTGGGTACAGGTCTAGGGCCTCGTTCTTATGCGGTGATTGAACAGGGTATGATTAACCGTTTAGTCGATGCCAAGCCTGAAGAAATGCGCGTGTTTATTGAGGAAGCCGCAGGGGTATCTCGTTATCAAGCACGTCGTCGTGAAACCTTACAGCACTTAGAACATACTGAACAGAATTTGGCACGTTTAGACGATATTGCGGCTGAACTAAAATCACAACTCAGAACATTAAAACGTCAGTCTGAAGCCGCGATTCAATACAAGACTTTAGAAGGGCAGATCCGTACATTAAAAATTGAGATTCTTTCGTTTCAAGCCAATCAAAGTCAAAAGTTACAACAAGAATATACGGTTGAAATGACGGCGCTGGGTGAAAACTTTAAGTTGGTTCGTTCTGAGTCACAGACCATTGAACACGATCTTGAAGCCACCAGTGCTTTATTCCAACGCTTAATTCAGCAATCTTCACCTTTGCAGCATGAATGGCAACAGGCCGAGAAAAAGTTGTCTGAATTAAAAATGACTTTGGAACAAAAACAGAGTTTATTCCAGCAAAACAGCAGTAGTTTGGTTCAACTTGAACAGCAAAAATTACAAACCAAAGAGCGTTTGCAACTATCCGAATTACAGGTCGAAACTTTAACAACTCAATTTGATGAGCAAAACGAAAGCTTACTTGCCTTAGAGCAGCAAACGCAAACTGCTGAGCAAAATTTTAGCGATGTTCAAGCCCAACATAAGCAAGCACAGCAGCAATTTGAACAACTGAAAACTCAAGTCGATCAGCAACAACAAAAAAAGTTGCAGATGGCTGCACAAATTGAGCAATTGGGTAAGAATGTTCTGCGGATTGAGCAGCAAAAGCAGACTTTGCAAACGCAAAGCACTCAGATTCGTGCTCAGGTTCAGGATGATGAACAGGCGCAGTTAGAACAATTACAGCAGCAACTGCAACAGGAAATAATTGCGTTAGAAACCGCGATTGAGCAATTACAGCAGGGTGTTCAGACACAGCAAGATCAACAACAGTTGCAGAAGGCCGATGTACAGAACTTGAAAACTGAGATTCAGGTTTTATTGGCTGAACAAAAGAATTTAAATCAATTGGTGGCGAAGCAGAGCCCGAAGCATGATCAAAATGCAGCTCGATTGATGCAAAGCCTACGTTTAACTGCTCAAGCTAAAGCGCATGCAAACATTATTGAGAAGTTCTTGGCCAAGTGGTTGCAAGCGCATTTACTGGATGGTGAACAGTCATTTCAGGAAGGTGTGGCTCGACAGTTAAAAACAGAATCTCCCTTGCAGAGCTATAATCGCTCCTCACCTCTTTTAAAAAGAGGGGAACTCCCTCCTTTTATAAAGGAGGGCTGGGGTGGATTTAATGATTATTTAAGTGATTGGATCGAAGCCCCGCAATCTTCGCTCTGGTCAAATGTTGCCGTGGCTGAAGATTTAGCAACTGCATTAAATTATCAATCTGATCTCATTCAAGCGCAGTCAATTTTAAGCCTCGATGGTTATCATGTCGGAGCAGATTGGGTGATTGGTCTGCATTATGATGAAGACAGCCAAAGTGCGCAGGGGATGCTCAGCCATCAAATCCGTTTAGATGAAATTGAACAGCAGCTTGCGGAGAAGCAAGCACAATTGCTTGAGTTGGAACATCAATTTTCACAACAGCAGCAAGGGTTGCAACAGCAACAGTACAACTTACAGCAACAACAGCAAAATCTGAAACAAAAGCAGAAAGAGCAGCAACAGCTTGATGTACAAATTGCCAAACTACAAAGTACGGCACAGGCATTTGTATTACAGCAGATGCAATTAGCAGATCAACTTAAACAGCTCGATGTGCAACTTGAAGAAGATGCCATGCAGCGTGATGATTTGGAAATTGATTTACATGCACTTGCACTCAAATTAGAAGCAGTATTACCGAATTATAAGACTTTACAGTTTCAGGTCGAAAATCTGAATGAACAGTTGGATGAGCAACAACAGCAGTTGACGCAACAGCAGCAGCAACGTGAAGCTTTGCGCCGCCAGACCTCGCAAGCCAATCAGCAAATTGAGTTGCTCGAAAAAGATATTTCATTTCTGAAAACCCAATATCGACAAATCATTGAACAGATTGAGCAAGCGAAAAAGTTTGTTGATCCGATTCAGCTTGAATTACCGAACTTAGAGTCGCAATTCCAAGAGCAATTTCAGCAAACAGAAAAGCTGCAAAAAAATTGGAATGAGTGGCAACTTGAACTGAATCAAGTCCAAGAGAAACAGCAGCAATTGACAGAACAACGTCATCAAGCACAGCAAAAAGATGAGCAGGTGCGTGAGCAGTTAGAGCAAAAGCGTTTGGCTTGGCAAGCTGCTAAATCAGATCGTGAGCATTATCTGGAACAGCTCAAAGAACTCAATGCCGATGCCTTATCTGATCTCTCGATTGAAATAAAAGATCATCAACAGAAATTAGAAAGAGCATTGCAACAATTTGATAAAATTGGTGCGGTAAACTTGGCAGCTTCACAAGAATATGCAGACGTGTCACAGCGTTTTGATGAACTGAGTCATCAGATGCAAGATCTACAAAATACGGTTGATCAGCTCAAAGATGCGATGAAAAGTATTGATCAAGAAACACGTAAATTATTTATGACCACCTTTGATCAGGTCAATCAAGAGCTGCAAGTGTTGTTTCCAAAGGTATTTGGTGGCGGTGAAGCGACCTTAAGTCTTGAGGATGATTGGCAGTCTGGGGTGAAATTGATGGCACGTCCACCTGGCAAACGTAATAGTTCTTTGGCACTACTTTCAGGTGGTGAAAAGACTTTAACTGCTTTGGCATTGGTATTTGCGATCTTTAGGTTGAATCCTGCACCTTTCTGTGTATTAGATGAAGTTGATGCACCACTTGATGATGCCAACGTACAGCGGTATTGTAATTTGGTAAAAGAGCTTTCTGAACAAGTGCAATTCATTTACATTACACATAATAAATTGGCGATGACAATGGCAACTGATTTACTGGGAGTGACCATGCCAGAGCCGGGCACATCAAAATTAGTGACTGTCGATTTAGAACAGGCAAAAGAATACGGGTTAGTTTCGGAGTCCTAGTATGGAAATGAATACAATAATAGGCATTGTTATCGCCGTTGTGATTATGCTCGTTGGGTTAGCAATGGTTTTGAGAAAACCAAAAACAGTTGAGCCATCATTAGACGCTGATTTACATATTAATTCTGACAGCAATCAGCCTGTGATCCCGCGTAATGTACGAGAGCAGCTTCTACAAAAAGACACTGTAATCTCAACAACTGAACGGGTTGAACCAAGTTTTAAAGCAGAAACTATTCAAGTAGATATTCAAGCAGCACCAGTACAAACTGTTGCAGAAGAGAAAGCTGAAGAAACGGTAAAAGTTGCGGCTGAGCCTGTCATTCATACTGAAATCAATACAAGCATTGAACGATCAGAAGATCAACCACGAGTAGTGGAGGTATCTGATGATGAAGACTTATTAGATAAAGCTGATGAAACGAAAGTTGAGCCAGAACTGAGTTTAAATCCAAATATTGCAACTGTTGAAATTGAAGAATTTGATGGTGAGAGTAATATCTTGGATGTGCATTTACATGAACAGCAACGTTATGATGATGAAAGTGCATTAGCAACAGCTGAGCAGATTATTGCGCTGAATGTTTTTCCAAATCCACGCCGTGCGTTGTCGGGCGATAAAGCATTAAAAGTATTGCTGAAATATGGTCTCCGCTTTGGTGAAATGTCGTGTTTCCACCGTTATGAAAATACAGAAGAGCCAAGCACATTGATGTTCTCTGTATTGCGAATGACGGACAATGGTCCTGCTGGCTTTGATTTAGAAAGTTTATCTGGTGAGCAAGTACAAGGTTTAGCATTCTTCCTTGCACTGCCAAATAGCAAAGCTGTGACTGGCTATGACATGATGACTAGTATTGCAGGCTTAATTGCGCGTGAAGTCGATGGCAAAGTCTATGATGAAAATAATTTAGAATTTACGCCACAATTGAAAGAACATTGGCGTCATCATGTGATTGATTACCGTCCAAATCAAGCAACCGTCTAATGAATCTTTTATAATAAATTCAGTAAAAAATTATAGGGCGGTTTTTCCGCCCTTTTATATGGTGAAATTTAAATGGAACACAACTCAGTTATTGAGCAAATGCGTCAGTTAATTCAACTGATTGCAAAGCATAACCATGCTTACTATGTGATGGATGAGCCATCCATTTCTGATAGTGAATATGACCATTTATTTCATCAGCTTAAAGCTTTAGAACAACAACATCCAGAATGCATTCAGGCAGATACACCGACCAATAAAGTCGGTGGTCAAGCCTTGTCAAAATTTGAAAGTGTGACCCATGCTGTTCCCATGCTGTCATTGGGAAATGTCTTTAATCAAGATGATCTATTTGCTTTTGCACGCCGTATTGATGAACGTTTACCGAACCAAAAAGTTCAATATGAAGTTGAACTCAAGCTTGACGGTTTGGCGATTTCACTTTGGTATGAAAATGGTGTACTGGTTCGTGGTGTCACTCGTGGTGATGGTGAGACAGGTGAAGACATTACCCAAAATGTTAAAACCATTCGTAACTTGCCAAAAGTTCTATCGGGTCAGCATCAAGCGATTCCACAATTTTTAGAAGTCCGCGGTGAAGTGTTGATGCCGAAGCAAGGCTTTGAAAA
Proteins encoded in this window:
- a CDS encoding GTP-binding protein — translated: MILQQYKIVFGGTMGSGKSTAINVLSEIDVLSTEALNTDIESHEKMLTTVGIDYGEITLDDGVKVGLYGTPGQERFEFIWAVICKGAIGTIVMIDHAAENPLLDLAQYVEAFKPFGNNIVIAITHIDRKPERTLSIYRDWLATQGVNYPLFFIDARQKDDVLLLVETLIATIEVHYGLIT
- a CDS encoding cell division protein ZipA C-terminal FtsZ-binding domain-containing protein, encoding MEMNTIIGIVIAVVIMLVGLAMVLRKPKTVEPSLDADLHINSDSNQPVIPRNVREQLLQKDTVISTTERVEPSFKAETIQVDIQAAPVQTVAEEKAEETVKVAAEPVIHTEINTSIERSEDQPRVVEVSDDEDLLDKADETKVEPELSLNPNIATVEIEEFDGESNILDVHLHEQQRYDDESALATAEQIIALNVFPNPRRALSGDKALKVLLKYGLRFGEMSCFHRYENTEEPSTLMFSVLRMTDNGPAGFDLESLSGEQVQGLAFFLALPNSKAVTGYDMMTSIAGLIAREVDGKVYDENNLEFTPQLKEHWRHHVIDYRPNQATV
- a CDS encoding sulfite exporter TauE/SafE family protein; translated protein: MELIIYLLIGAIAGFTAGLFGVGGGLIIVPILYIVFTQMHYDPNVIMHIAVGTSLATIIVTSISSVTAHHEKGAVLWNVFRNLAPGLVLGSFLGAGVADLLSGQHLQLIIGIFAVWMSYKMFSGAHAVIDPNRHLPSAPLQFIAGGGIGVASAIFGIGGGSLTVPFLNRHGVVMQKAVATSAACGLPIAIAGAIGFMWFGTKEQINVPNTIGYVHIYAFLGISAMSFITAKLGAKVAHRLSAAMLKKCFAGLLVVVGCYFIYKGLI
- the smc gene encoding chromosome segregation protein SMC — encoded protein: MRLSSLKLSGFKSFADSTTLHFKANRTAVVGPNGCGKSNVIDAIRWVMGESNARQLRGGSMQDVIFTGTAKRKPVGVASVELRFDNTYGKLGGSYNAYSELAVRRQVTREGKSEYFLNGTRCRRRDITDIFLGTGLGPRSYAVIEQGMINRLVDAKPEEMRVFIEEAAGVSRYQARRRETLQHLEHTEQNLARLDDIAAELKSQLRTLKRQSEAAIQYKTLEGQIRTLKIEILSFQANQSQKLQQEYTVEMTALGENFKLVRSESQTIEHDLEATSALFQRLIQQSSPLQHEWQQAEKKLSELKMTLEQKQSLFQQNSSSLVQLEQQKLQTKERLQLSELQVETLTTQFDEQNESLLALEQQTQTAEQNFSDVQAQHKQAQQQFEQLKTQVDQQQQKKLQMAAQIEQLGKNVLRIEQQKQTLQTQSTQIRAQVQDDEQAQLEQLQQQLQQEIIALETAIEQLQQGVQTQQDQQQLQKADVQNLKTEIQVLLAEQKNLNQLVAKQSPKHDQNAARLMQSLRLTAQAKAHANIIEKFLAKWLQAHLLDGEQSFQEGVARQLKTESPLQSYNRSSPLLKRGELPPFIKEGWGGFNDYLSDWIEAPQSSLWSNVAVAEDLATALNYQSDLIQAQSILSLDGYHVGADWVIGLHYDEDSQSAQGMLSHQIRLDEIEQQLAEKQAQLLELEHQFSQQQQGLQQQQYNLQQQQQNLKQKQKEQQQLDVQIAKLQSTAQAFVLQQMQLADQLKQLDVQLEEDAMQRDDLEIDLHALALKLEAVLPNYKTLQFQVENLNEQLDEQQQQLTQQQQQREALRRQTSQANQQIELLEKDISFLKTQYRQIIEQIEQAKKFVDPIQLELPNLESQFQEQFQQTEKLQKNWNEWQLELNQVQEKQQQLTEQRHQAQQKDEQVREQLEQKRLAWQAAKSDREHYLEQLKELNADALSDLSIEIKDHQQKLERALQQFDKIGAVNLAASQEYADVSQRFDELSHQMQDLQNTVDQLKDAMKSIDQETRKLFMTTFDQVNQELQVLFPKVFGGGEATLSLEDDWQSGVKLMARPPGKRNSSLALLSGGEKTLTALALVFAIFRLNPAPFCVLDEVDAPLDDANVQRYCNLVKELSEQVQFIYITHNKLAMTMATDLLGVTMPEPGTSKLVTVDLEQAKEYGLVSES
- a CDS encoding GntR family transcriptional regulator; translation: MNLEEADSLSEQIAKYISEQIISGELVEGERIQELRIAKELDVSRGSVREALLLLERTYLIEIFPRRGAIVSEMSAQQVKALFDTNVMLLGHIVQRISETWRVNEAEQLQTLLDQLVEFVRAGDIEKFYDSIFKYLADQHDMVANPYLMQFYKELLPSLRRSYFLTLNTSRRELQESFTLFKLVIDAILIRKSQQAALFMEDFCRHLRNLVLESLTRMKQIELAWARRSRR